Proteins encoded together in one Lathamus discolor isolate bLatDis1 chromosome 3, bLatDis1.hap1, whole genome shotgun sequence window:
- the NDUFB3 gene encoding NADH dehydrogenase [ubiquinone] 1 beta subcomplex subunit 3 encodes MGHGNEHGHGHGHSKIELPDYRQWKIEGTPLEKVQEQLAKRGLRDPWARNEAWRYMGGFAKPVTLTEVFTRGLKWGFAAFVIALGIEYTLFPPKKNGGHH; translated from the exons ATGGGGCATGGAAATGAACATGGCCATGGCCACGGCCACAGCAAAATTGAACTCCCTGACTACAGGCAATGGAAGATAGAGGGTACTCCACTAGAGAAGGTCCAGGAACAGCTAGCTAAGCGGGGTCTTAGGGATCCATGGGCTCG taatGAAGCCTGGAGATACATGGGTGGCTTTGCAAAACCTGTCACCTTAACAGAAGTCTTTACTAGGGGACTTAAGTGGGGTTTTGCAGCCTTCGTCATTGCTCTTGGTATTGAATATACTCTGTTTCCTCCAAAGAAGAATGGGGGCCATCACTGA